The following nucleotide sequence is from Strigops habroptila isolate Jane chromosome Z, bStrHab1.2.pri, whole genome shotgun sequence.
AAAGCTGGACCTCCCTAGCACACTTCCTTTACCCCAAAGTCAGTAGTTTTATGATCTCCTTCAGCCAGCAGCCTGTCTACAGGTTTTCAAAGATTTTGCTACTACTTTAGATATTTATAGCTCAGAAGCCTAAGAACAATTGTATGAAGTAACtcactttcaaataaaatccTGGTTTATTATCATTCAACTTCCACAAGCATGTTGAAGAGATTTCAGTTggatgttgcttttttttttttttcctaaagacaGAACTGCACCATTTTAAACCACTGCAACAGAACATAAAGCAACGATTTCCTTGCATCgtgcctctgctgctccccttcaggaaagaaaggcacaatgtttcaaggaaaataatttatggAAGCATCAAATCAAGACTTTCTGCTTTTAGCAAGCTACGTAAATTCTGCATGGAGCATAATTCCTTTAGCTCATCCACAGATTTGACACAAAAATCTAAACTCTTCTTAACAATGATGCTTCTGCCACAATGCAGTTCATAGTTCTTTAGCAAGGTTAAGAGCAGCTCTCGTTTTCAAGGTGAAAGCCTGAAGTACTGCACTAGCAGCTAATGAAACTAAGATGTTAAGATAAATTTACCTTCCAAAGCTTGGCTTAGTCACAAGTTACTGAACCTAAACTCTAATCACACCAGATCGATTATAGAGGAAAAGGAGTTCCAGTGAGCAAAACAAagaacttcagttttcaaacattttaaattaagaaacGTGCTAGCTGCCATTTGAGTGGCGAAAGAGACCTTCTCCTGTGAGTGATAAGGGGAGTTTATTCAGCTAAGAtgtgcaaaaaaccaaaagtcTCAAAGTGGGAGGAATATCACCAGTTCATATTGGACACGAGGGAATAAATTATGAATTAATTCCTCTAATCCGCTTTCTTGTCAGAAACTTCTGTGGATCTTTTTGCAGCGATTCCATTTGCAACGCTGTTGCTttcaaactgcaaataaaagacagCATCGTTAATGGGAGGGCAAAAAAGGACTTTGCACTCGGAACAGTAACAGCTGGTGATGGAAATGGCTTTCAGGAGCAAGGCCAGAGAAGATCCTGAAGAAATCTGCAGCAAGAACTGGAGCAGATGCATCTCTTTAGATTTACATATCATTATTGCTTCAGGGGGGAACAAGGGCAGGGGTGACAGGTGCaaatctctgcattttattAGGGGAGATAAATAACTAATGTACAATTTACACACACCGAACACCTTCCCCCATTGCAAGTGGAAGAGCTGGCtgaggagggtttttttagttctgCTTCAGGTACCTGGTGTGATGTACTCGTTATTtgacttcttccttctctcaaaGAATAGCCAAAGATTAATAAATTAACTAAGTTGTTCCAAAAACCAGGTGCATTTCCTATCCTTCCAAGACCTACCAAATAGCTGAAGCAACTATTTCTACCACTAACTCCCTCTGCTAAGAAAATAACCATAAAAACATTTATAACAACCACCAACTATTTACTCTTCTCTGGTGCCCACCCTGAACTATCGCCAGGTGCTTTTAATCCCCAGCTAGCTGAATGCACTAATCTTACTTTATAAATTCCAGAGTCATCCTCCTGATCTCTTTTCGTGGCTGAAGGTGCCCTTGGATTTCCAGTGCTGCCTCCTTGACCTTCTTTTGTGGCTGTTGTTTCTTGCACGGCTTTCTTGGGCCATACGCGCTTCACAAAAGGTGCAATAACGGGATAGATATAGGGCTCAAGGAATTTCTTGTAGACCCAGAGGAGAACGGGAATGACAATGCATGGAATGCACACCATGGCTGCTTCTTGTTCGTGACAAAgctggagacaggaaaaaaaaaaacaacttaggATGACAAGGTAGTATGCTGTGAGATAAGAAAACAGTCTTTAATGAATAAAGATTGTAGTTGATATTCACGTGTAAAAGACGCTTTAGATACAGAATTCATTAATCTTAGATTCTTTAATTATCGTTCTGGTTTCAAAAATGCTGCGCATTACAATGTTATAAAGttctcaaaaagagaaaaattcttggcatttaaaaaaaaaaagtttgctatTAATTCATCAGTcccacagcaggaaaaacaaattcagaaaataagattttgcttaaaccacacaaaaccagtttaaaaaacaagctGTGGATAACAGTCCAGTCCTTATTATAGTAAAGCAAAGGGGCCAAaaggtttttctccttcctttttgaTTTAAGGTGAAATTAAATGGCAGGACTCCAGTCCCTCGAACGGCATGCCGCCACTGAAGGGCAGGTGGGTGGGAAAGGGGAACAGAATCCTAGTCAGGACTTGAGAAAAGGaggatatcatagaatcatggaatgttttgtgttggaagggaccttaaagttcatccaattccaacccactgccacgggcagggacaccttccactagagcaggttgctccaagcccctgtgtccaacctggccttgaacactgccagggatggggcagccacagcttctctgggaaaagtctgtgccagcgcctcagcaccctcacagggaagagcttctgcctcagagctcatctcaatctcccctttggcaggttaaagccattccccttgtcctgtgcctccatcccttgtccaaagcccctctccaggtttcctggagcccctttaggcactggagctgctctaaggtgtccccttcaggagccttctcttctccaggctgccccagcccagctctctcagcctggctccagagcagagctgctccagccctcgcagcagctccggggcctcctctggcctcactccagcagctccacgtccctcttgtgctgctgccccagagctggaccaggactgcagggggggtctccccagagcgcagcagaggggcaggatcccctccctgacctgctgctcacgctctgggggtgcagcccagcacacgggggggttctgggctcaagcgcacactgaagctgggtcatggggagcttctcctcacccaacactCCAAGagcttctcctcaggctgctccatccagtctcccccagcctctgCTTGTGCTctgacccaggggcaggacctcACATTTGGAGGAATCCCTTTTATCCCATGCCAATTCTATACAATCAGATGAACTATCAGACAATCAATCCTTCTCTAGTCCCCAAAACCAGGAAGATGAGACAATGTGAATGAACTTATCCGTTAAAGCCACTTAGAAAGACAATTCAGCTACTCCCTCTGCCAGACACCAAACTTCCAGCAAGATGTTGTGGGTATATCCACCAGCTAACAAACGCAGCTGGAGGGAACACCTCAGGCTGCCCTTGAGGCAACAGCAAGTGTCTCTGCAGCCGCTTCATGTTGAGATCTTAGCTGAGAAGTAAGTCATACCTGTGCCAGATGGAAAAGGCAGCCTCTGGAAGTGTAACAG
It contains:
- the CZH18orf32 gene encoding UPF0729 protein C18orf32 homolog produces the protein MVCIPCIVIPVLLWVYKKFLEPYIYPVIAPFVKRVWPKKAVQETTATKEGQGGSTGNPRAPSATKRDQEDDSGIYKFESNSVANGIAAKRSTEVSDKKAD